In Flavobacterium sp. 83, the genomic window TAAAGCGGCGGTTTTCGTTTGTTCCGATTCTATTTTTGCAGGAGATAAACAAGATCGTTCGGGTAAAATAATTGTCGAGAAACTGGAAATTAGCGGAGTGGAAACTACGCATTACGAAATTATACCGGATGAAATTGATATGATTCAAGAGCGGACTAAAGCTTTCGCCAAAGAAAATCAATTGATCATTTTTACCGGTGGAACCGGGCTTTCGCCAAGAGATGTTACACCGCAAGCATTGGAACCGTTATTAGAAACCAGAATTCCGGGCATTGAGGAAGCCATACGCAATTATGGGCAAGAACGCATGCCGTATTCCATGCTTTCCAGAACCGTTGCAGGAACTTTAGGAAATTCTTTGGTATTGGCTTTGCCGGGTTCAACCAATGGCGCAAAAGAATCTATGGATGCCATATTTCCTCATGTGCTGCATGTTTTTCATATTTTAAAAGGCAATAATCATGACACCAAATAATGCTGTTTTAACGGATGATTTTGGACGTAAACACAACTATTTGCGTATTTCCTTAATTGAAAAATGCAATTTGCGTTGTACCTATTGCATGCCGGCCGATGGAATTGTATTAAGTCCAAAAGCGAGCTTGATGACGGCTGACGAAATTCACGCCATCGCCCAAACATTCGTCAATAATGGTGTTGACAAAATAAGATTGACCGGCGGAGAACCGTTGTTAAGAAAAGATTTTCCTGAAATTATAGCCAAACTGGCTTCACTTCAAACCGAGATTTCCATCACTACAAACGGAATTCTGATTAACAAACATATAGACGTTTTAAAGCAATTTAACGTCAAGAAAATCAACTTGAGTTTAGATACTTTGGTGGCTTCAAAATTCCATTCCATTACGCTTAGAAACCAGTTTCAGAGTGTAATTGATAATTTGCATTTGTTGCTGAACAATGATTTCAAAATCAAAGTCAATGTGGTTTTGATTAAAGGATTCAATGACGATGAAATCATTGATTTTATTAAGCTCACTCAGT contains:
- the moaCB gene encoding bifunctional molybdenum cofactor biosynthesis protein MoaC/MoaB; protein product: MVDITHKISTLRTATAKATVIVSKQETIDAVVNNLVPKGNVLEMAKTAGLFAVKNTHLSIPDCHPIPIEFTSVEYEINELSIDIIFNVKTVYKTGVEVEAMHGASIVALTMYDMLKPIDKNIEISTIKLINKEGGKSSFKNRFPSAIKAAVFVCSDSIFAGDKQDRSGKIIVEKLEISGVETTHYEIIPDEIDMIQERTKAFAKENQLIIFTGGTGLSPRDVTPQALEPLLETRIPGIEEAIRNYGQERMPYSMLSRTVAGTLGNSLVLALPGSTNGAKESMDAIFPHVLHVFHILKGNNHDTK
- the moaA gene encoding GTP 3',8-cyclase MoaA, coding for MTPNNAVLTDDFGRKHNYLRISLIEKCNLRCTYCMPADGIVLSPKASLMTADEIHAIAQTFVNNGVDKIRLTGGEPLLRKDFPEIIAKLASLQTEISITTNGILINKHIDVLKQFNVKKINLSLDTLVASKFHSITLRNQFQSVIDNLHLLLNNDFKIKVNVVLIKGFNDDEIIDFIKLTQFLPISIRFIEFMPFAGNEWDKSKMVSQKEILDQVQHHFQESDVEKLEDDTNFTAREFKIKNYMGSFGIISSITNPFCEGCNRIRLTANGKIKNCLFSNSETDLLTPFRNGEAIEDLIAFAIKNKKKVRAGMTTIEDVNNPALNQDNRSMIAIGG